A single Micromonospora luteifusca DNA region contains:
- a CDS encoding MurR/RpiR family transcriptional regulator, with amino-acid sequence MNEGTVVAPVDRVIDLFQGVRLTPTQRRIAHCLVQHAPTVAYLSAAEVAELAGVSQPSVTRFAVALGHDGYPALRRRLRDLTIATSDGSADAGNELQQAVRAEMGNLDRLAGQLADRDRIAETGRMLAQSRPLPVLGLRAAAPLAAYFAYFAAKVHPDVRVLDDGGSLLTDRLEQAAEAGASALLAFVLPRYPRETLDALGDARAAGLTVVAITDSPVSPATEHADVVLPAAVGAQLVFDLHTAPMTLAMVLLQAICDAAPADTQRRLEAFEASAARRQLFRG; translated from the coding sequence ATGAATGAAGGGACTGTCGTCGCACCCGTTGACCGGGTGATCGACCTGTTCCAAGGGGTTCGGCTCACCCCCACGCAGCGCCGGATCGCGCACTGCCTCGTGCAGCACGCGCCCACCGTGGCGTACCTGTCCGCCGCCGAGGTCGCCGAGCTGGCCGGCGTCAGCCAGCCGTCGGTCACCCGGTTCGCCGTCGCGCTCGGCCACGACGGCTACCCGGCGCTGCGCCGCCGACTGCGCGACCTCACCATCGCCACTTCAGACGGATCGGCGGACGCCGGCAACGAGCTGCAGCAGGCGGTACGCGCGGAGATGGGCAACCTGGACCGACTGGCCGGTCAGTTGGCCGACCGGGACCGGATCGCCGAGACCGGGCGGATGCTCGCGCAGAGCCGCCCGCTGCCGGTGCTCGGCCTGCGCGCCGCCGCGCCGCTGGCCGCGTACTTCGCCTACTTCGCGGCCAAGGTGCACCCGGACGTGCGGGTGCTCGACGACGGCGGCAGCCTGCTCACCGACCGCCTGGAGCAGGCGGCCGAGGCCGGGGCTTCCGCGCTGCTCGCCTTCGTGCTGCCCCGCTACCCCCGGGAGACCCTGGACGCGCTGGGCGACGCCCGCGCCGCCGGGCTGACCGTGGTGGCGATCACCGACTCACCGGTCAGCCCCGCCACCGAGCACGCCGACGTGGTGCTGCCCGCGGCGGTCGGCGCGCAGCTCGTCTTCGACCTGCACACCGCCCCGATGACCCTGGCCATGGTGCTGTTGCAGGCGATCTGCGACGCCGCGCCGGCCGACACCCAGCGCCGACTGGAGGCCTTCGAGGCCTCCGCGGCCCGCCGTCAGTTGTTCCGCGGATGA
- a CDS encoding allantoate amidohydrolase, with protein MSDDLSARFRALWDEIAPVGRDAVSGGYLRYALTEPDIELRAWFRAQAERRGLPVTEDGNGNLFAHWGDPEASDAVLTGSHFDSVPHGGAYDGPLGIVSAFLAVDELRAAGVTPTRPLVLAAFVEEEGARFGVPCLGSRLLTGALPPDRAAGLRDAAGVSFAEALGDRPAGARPELLGRIGAFVELHVEQGRALVDTDAPVAVASAIWPHGRWRFDVVGEGNHAGTTRMADRRDPMLTYAFTVLAANKEARLRGAHATVGRVAVEPNATNAIPSKVTGWLDARAADPQTLTGLVDAVWGKAAERARRDGTVVTVTEESATPLVAFDGGLAERLATLLDAPVLPTGAGHDAGVLAAHLPTAMLFVRNPTGVSHSPAEAATDDDCAAGVRALARVLEELTCR; from the coding sequence ATGAGCGACGACCTTTCTGCCCGGTTCCGGGCGCTGTGGGACGAGATCGCGCCGGTCGGGCGGGACGCCGTCAGCGGCGGCTACCTGCGGTACGCGTTGACCGAGCCGGACATCGAGCTGCGGGCCTGGTTCCGAGCGCAGGCCGAACGCCGGGGCCTGCCGGTGACCGAGGACGGCAACGGCAACCTGTTCGCCCACTGGGGTGACCCGGAGGCCTCCGACGCGGTGCTCACCGGCAGCCACTTCGACTCGGTGCCGCACGGCGGGGCGTACGACGGGCCGCTCGGCATCGTCAGCGCGTTCCTCGCCGTGGACGAGTTGCGCGCCGCTGGTGTCACTCCGACCCGGCCGCTGGTGCTGGCCGCGTTCGTCGAGGAGGAGGGTGCGCGTTTCGGCGTACCGTGTCTGGGGTCGCGGCTGCTCACCGGCGCTCTGCCGCCGGATCGCGCGGCCGGCCTTCGCGACGCGGCCGGGGTGAGCTTCGCCGAAGCGCTCGGCGACCGGCCGGCGGGTGCCCGACCGGAGCTGCTGGGCCGGATCGGCGCCTTCGTGGAGTTGCACGTCGAGCAGGGCCGCGCGCTCGTCGACACCGACGCGCCGGTCGCGGTGGCCAGCGCGATCTGGCCGCACGGCCGGTGGCGCTTCGACGTCGTCGGCGAGGGCAACCACGCGGGTACGACCCGGATGGCCGACCGGCGCGACCCGATGCTCACGTACGCGTTCACGGTGCTGGCGGCCAACAAGGAGGCCCGGCTGCGTGGCGCGCACGCCACGGTGGGCCGGGTCGCCGTCGAACCGAACGCCACCAACGCGATCCCGTCGAAGGTGACCGGCTGGCTGGACGCCCGGGCGGCCGACCCGCAGACGCTGACCGGTCTGGTCGACGCGGTCTGGGGCAAGGCCGCCGAGCGGGCCCGGCGCGACGGTACGGTGGTGACGGTCACCGAGGAGTCGGCGACGCCGCTTGTCGCCTTCGACGGCGGGCTGGCCGAACGGCTGGCCACGCTGCTGGACGCGCCGGTGCTGCCGACCGGTGCGGGGCACGACGCCGGGGTGCTCGCCGCGCACCTGCCCACCGCGATGCTGTTCGTGCGCAACCCGACCGGGGTGTCGCACTCTCCCGCCGAGGCGGCCACCGACGACGACTGCGCCGCCGGCGTGCGGGCGCTGGCCCGGGTCCTCGAGGAGCTGACATGCCGGTGA
- the hutI gene encoding imidazolonepropionase, which translates to MSSVLVDNIGELVTNGAGEGPLGIRRDAAVLIEEGRVAWVGPSAHAPAADRRVDAGGAAVLPGFVDSHAHLVFAGDRAAEFGARMAGEPYTGGGIRTTVGATRAATDDELRATVRRLTGEALRQGTTTIEIKSGYGLTVADEARSLRIAAEASGETTFLGAHVVPAEYADRPDDYVGLVCGPMLAAAAPYAKWVDVFCERGAFDVDQARAILACGRAAGLGVRIHANQLGPGPGVQLGVELGAASVDHCTHLSDADVAALAGTAHSDGSGTRTVATLLPGAEFSTRSPYPDARRLLDAGVTVALATDCNPGSSYTSSMPFCVALAVREMRMTPAEAVWAATAGGARALRRDDIGVLTPGARADLVVLDAPSYLHLAYRPGVPLIRQVMRNGVPQ; encoded by the coding sequence ATGAGCAGCGTGCTGGTCGACAACATCGGGGAGCTGGTCACCAACGGCGCCGGCGAGGGCCCGCTGGGCATCCGCCGCGACGCCGCCGTGCTCATCGAGGAGGGCCGGGTGGCCTGGGTCGGGCCGTCCGCGCACGCGCCGGCCGCCGACCGGCGAGTCGACGCCGGTGGAGCAGCCGTGCTGCCCGGCTTCGTGGACAGCCATGCCCACCTGGTCTTCGCCGGGGACCGGGCCGCCGAGTTCGGCGCCCGGATGGCCGGTGAGCCCTACACCGGCGGCGGCATCCGGACCACGGTCGGCGCGACCCGGGCCGCCACCGACGACGAGCTGCGGGCCACCGTGCGCCGGCTGACCGGGGAGGCGCTGCGCCAGGGCACCACGACCATCGAGATCAAGAGTGGGTACGGGCTGACCGTCGCCGACGAGGCCCGCTCGCTGCGGATCGCCGCCGAGGCGAGCGGAGAGACCACCTTCCTCGGGGCGCACGTGGTGCCCGCCGAGTACGCCGACCGCCCCGACGACTACGTCGGACTGGTCTGTGGGCCGATGCTGGCCGCCGCCGCGCCGTACGCGAAGTGGGTCGACGTGTTCTGCGAGCGGGGTGCCTTCGACGTCGACCAGGCCCGGGCCATCCTGGCCTGCGGTCGGGCCGCGGGGCTGGGCGTGCGGATCCACGCCAACCAGCTCGGTCCCGGCCCGGGCGTTCAGCTCGGGGTGGAGCTGGGCGCGGCCAGCGTCGACCACTGCACCCACCTCAGTGACGCCGACGTGGCCGCGCTGGCCGGCACCGCGCACAGCGACGGGTCGGGGACCCGCACAGTGGCGACTCTGCTGCCCGGTGCCGAGTTCTCCACCCGGTCGCCGTACCCGGATGCCCGCCGGCTGCTCGACGCCGGTGTCACCGTGGCGTTGGCCACCGACTGCAACCCCGGCTCGTCGTACACCTCGTCGATGCCGTTCTGTGTGGCCCTCGCGGTCCGTGAGATGCGGATGACCCCGGCGGAGGCGGTCTGGGCCGCGACCGCCGGTGGCGCGCGGGCGCTGCGCCGCGACGACATCGGCGTCCTCACCCCCGGCGCCCGGGCCGACCTCGTCGTCCTGGACGCGCCGTCGTACCTGCACCTGGCCTACCGGCCCGGTGTCCCCTTGATCCGCCAGGTAATGCGCAACGGAGTGCCCCAATGA
- a CDS encoding formimidoylglutamate deiminase produces the protein MPVTPTRWLAEYAWLPEHAEPTPDVLIEVEDGRIAALTPLLGTGGPSAGIEVLRDATRLPGLTLPGLSNVHSHAFHRALRGRTHGGRGDFWTWRDQMYAVADRLDPDTYLALARAVYAEMALAGITCVGEFHYLHHRPDGGAYADPNAMGAALVEAAAHAGIRLTLLDTCYLTATVDGQALAGPQRRFGDGDAARWAERATAFQPTDSHARVGAAVHSVRAVPADQLRTVADWARERQAPLHVHLSEQPAENDECRAVHGRTPTALLAEHGVLGPDTTAVHATHPTSGDLTLLADSRTGVCLCPTTERDLADGIGPARRMADMGIRLSLGSDSHAVIDLFEEARAVELDERLRTRRRGHFAPVDLLTAASAAGHAALGWADAGRIAVGARADLVTVRLDSARLAGVPPVGVFFAASTADVQQVVVDGRVVVAEGRHLSVDVPAELSAAIEAVTPA, from the coding sequence ATGCCGGTGACACCGACCCGTTGGCTCGCCGAGTACGCCTGGCTGCCCGAGCACGCCGAACCCACTCCCGACGTGCTGATCGAGGTCGAGGACGGCCGGATCGCGGCGCTCACGCCGCTGCTCGGGACCGGCGGCCCCTCGGCGGGGATCGAGGTGCTGCGGGACGCCACCCGGTTGCCCGGCCTCACCCTGCCCGGGCTGTCCAACGTGCACTCGCACGCCTTCCACCGGGCGCTGCGCGGGCGTACCCACGGTGGTCGGGGCGATTTCTGGACCTGGCGGGACCAGATGTACGCCGTCGCTGACCGGCTGGACCCGGACACCTACCTCGCCCTGGCCCGGGCGGTCTACGCCGAGATGGCGCTCGCCGGGATCACCTGCGTGGGCGAGTTCCACTACCTGCACCACCGGCCGGACGGCGGCGCCTACGCCGACCCGAACGCGATGGGCGCGGCGCTGGTTGAGGCTGCCGCGCACGCCGGTATCCGGCTCACCCTGCTGGACACCTGCTACCTGACCGCCACGGTGGATGGTCAGGCTCTCGCCGGGCCGCAGCGCCGCTTCGGCGACGGCGACGCGGCCCGCTGGGCCGAGCGGGCGACCGCGTTCCAGCCGACGGACTCGCACGCCCGGGTCGGCGCGGCCGTGCACTCGGTGCGGGCGGTCCCGGCCGACCAGCTCCGCACGGTCGCGGACTGGGCACGGGAGCGGCAGGCGCCACTGCACGTGCACCTCTCCGAGCAGCCCGCGGAGAACGACGAGTGCCGGGCCGTGCACGGGCGTACGCCCACCGCACTGCTCGCCGAGCACGGCGTGCTCGGGCCGGACACCACCGCCGTGCACGCCACCCACCCGACCAGCGGCGACCTGACACTGCTCGCGGACAGCCGGACCGGGGTCTGCCTCTGCCCGACCACCGAGCGGGACCTCGCCGACGGGATCGGCCCGGCCCGCCGAATGGCCGACATGGGGATCCGGTTGAGCCTGGGCAGCGACAGCCACGCCGTGATCGACCTGTTCGAGGAGGCCCGGGCGGTGGAGTTGGACGAGCGACTGCGTACCCGCCGCCGTGGCCACTTCGCGCCGGTCGATCTGCTGACGGCGGCCAGCGCCGCCGGGCACGCCGCGCTGGGCTGGGCCGACGCCGGGAGGATCGCCGTCGGCGCACGCGCCGACCTGGTGACGGTACGGCTGGACAGCGCCCGCCTCGCCGGCGTGCCGCCGGTGGGCGTGTTCTTCGCGGCCTCCACGGCCGATGTCCAGCAGGTCGTGGTGGATGGCCGGGTGGTGGTGGCCGAGGGCCGGCACCTGAGCGTGGACGTGCCGGCCGAGTTGTCGGCGGCCATCGAGGCGGTGACTCCCGCGTGA
- the hutU gene encoding urocanate hydratase: MTQPVRAARGSKLTARGWQQEAALRMLMNNLDPEVAERPDDLVVYGGTGKAARDWPSYHALVRTLTDLREDETMLVQSGRPVGVLRTHEWAPRVLLANSNLVGDWATWPEFRRLEQLGLTMYGQMTAGSWIYIGTQGILQGTYETFAAVAAKRFGGDLAGTLTLTAGCGGMGGAQPLAVTMNGGVCLIVDVDRTRLDRRVHDRYLDEVADSLDDAVQRVLAAKRDRRALSVGVVGNAAVVFPELLVQGVEIDIVTDQTSAHDPLSYLPVGVELADAREYAAAKPAEFTDRARSSMARHVAAMVGFLDAGAEVFDYGNSIRGEAQLAGYQRAFDFPGFVPAYIRPLFSEGKGPFRWAALSGDPADIAATDRAILELFPENEPLARWIRLAGERVAFQGLPARICWLGYGERDRAGVRFNDMVASGELSAPVVIGRDHLDAGSVASPYRETEAMADGSDAIADWPLLNALVNTASGASWVSIHHGGGVGIGRSIHAGQVCVADGTALAGQKIERVLTNDPAMGVIRHVDAGYDIARDVAERTGVRTPMTEGTA, translated from the coding sequence ATGACCCAGCCAGTCCGTGCCGCACGGGGCAGCAAGCTCACCGCCCGTGGGTGGCAGCAGGAGGCCGCCCTGCGGATGTTGATGAACAACCTCGACCCCGAGGTGGCCGAACGCCCCGACGACCTGGTCGTCTACGGCGGCACCGGCAAGGCGGCCCGGGACTGGCCGTCGTACCACGCGTTGGTCCGCACCCTGACCGATCTGCGCGAGGACGAGACGATGCTGGTGCAGTCCGGCCGTCCGGTCGGCGTGCTCCGCACCCACGAGTGGGCGCCCCGGGTGCTGCTGGCCAACTCGAACCTGGTCGGCGACTGGGCGACCTGGCCGGAGTTTCGCCGCCTCGAACAGCTCGGGCTGACCATGTACGGGCAGATGACCGCCGGTTCGTGGATCTACATCGGCACCCAGGGCATCCTCCAGGGCACCTACGAGACGTTCGCGGCGGTGGCCGCCAAGAGGTTCGGCGGCGACCTCGCGGGCACGCTGACGCTGACCGCGGGCTGCGGTGGGATGGGCGGGGCGCAGCCGCTCGCGGTCACCATGAACGGTGGCGTCTGCCTGATCGTCGACGTTGACCGCACCCGGCTCGACCGTCGGGTGCACGACCGCTACCTGGACGAGGTCGCCGACTCGCTGGACGACGCGGTGCAACGGGTGCTCGCCGCGAAGCGGGACCGGCGCGCGCTCTCCGTCGGCGTGGTCGGCAACGCGGCGGTGGTCTTCCCCGAACTCCTGGTGCAGGGCGTGGAGATCGACATCGTGACCGACCAGACCAGCGCCCACGACCCGCTGTCGTACCTGCCGGTGGGTGTGGAGTTGGCCGACGCCCGGGAGTACGCGGCGGCGAAGCCGGCCGAGTTCACCGACCGGGCCCGGTCGTCGATGGCTCGGCACGTGGCCGCGATGGTCGGTTTCCTCGACGCCGGCGCCGAGGTGTTCGACTACGGCAACTCGATCCGCGGCGAGGCACAGCTCGCCGGCTACCAGCGCGCCTTCGACTTTCCGGGCTTCGTGCCCGCGTACATCCGGCCGTTGTTCTCCGAGGGCAAGGGCCCGTTCCGGTGGGCGGCGCTCTCCGGCGACCCCGCCGACATCGCGGCCACCGACCGGGCCATCCTGGAGCTGTTCCCGGAGAACGAGCCGCTGGCCCGCTGGATCCGGCTGGCCGGCGAACGGGTCGCCTTCCAGGGCCTGCCGGCCCGGATCTGCTGGCTCGGGTACGGCGAACGGGACCGGGCGGGCGTCCGCTTCAACGACATGGTCGCCTCCGGCGAACTCTCCGCCCCGGTCGTCATCGGTCGGGACCACCTCGATGCTGGCAGTGTGGCCAGCCCGTACCGGGAGACCGAGGCGATGGCCGACGGCTCCGACGCGATCGCCGACTGGCCGCTGCTCAATGCCCTGGTCAACACGGCCAGCGGCGCCTCCTGGGTGTCCATCCACCACGGTGGCGGGGTGGGCATCGGCCGGTCGATCCACGCCGGGCAGGTCTGCGTGGCCGACGGCACCGCCCTCGCCGGGCAGAAGATCGAGCGGGTGCTCACCAACGACCCGGCGATGGGCGTGATCCGGCACGTCGACGCCGGCTACGACATCGCCCGCGACGTCGCCGAGCGCACCGGAGTCCGTACCCCCATGACCGAGGGCACCGCATGA